Proteins from a single region of Lysinibacillus sp. JNUCC-52:
- the mntA gene encoding type VII toxin-antitoxin system MntA family adenylyltransferase antitoxin — protein MLTKDLQQQLIDTIKQQINPDFIILFGSFAKGTVRAESDIDLAYFSKQPLSSYERFLLSGDLALVANREVDLIDLKQIDTVFTMQIFKQGIPIYIHDENEYTRQKMRAYSMYATLSEQRAPIIEAIKKRGSVFGDE, from the coding sequence ATGTTAACGAAAGATTTACAGCAACAATTGATTGATACGATTAAGCAGCAGATTAATCCCGATTTTATTATATTGTTTGGTTCCTTCGCAAAAGGTACTGTGCGTGCCGAAAGTGATATTGATCTTGCCTATTTTAGTAAACAACCTCTATCATCTTATGAACGTTTTTTACTGTCTGGCGATTTGGCATTGGTCGCAAATCGGGAAGTAGATTTAATTGATTTAAAACAAATTGATACCGTTTTTACAATGCAAATTTTCAAGCAAGGTATACCGATTTATATACATGATGAAAATGAATATACTCGTCAAAAAATGCGTGCCTATAGTATGTATGCCACATTAAGCGAGCAGCGCGCCCCGATAATTGAAGCAATTAAAAAAAGAGGAAGTGTTTTCGGCGATGAATGA
- a CDS encoding GAF domain-containing sensor histidine kinase codes for MLSEQTRYSRLASITKVINTKLELREVLQRVTQAISEEIVQCNSVGIYLPEKDGTFRGFVGKPEDMNGITLDTQVIDVETDLLAKEVIETKKTIYISDTSKDNRPDPRSVEAFKIKSLLALPISYEQEIFGLVFLFDYGTPMNLTESEIQSVEAYVNMAAVAIQNANNLKQKENLIAEKQLLLNVTRDLSMCSSVQKSLDKCFYYLGKVLGSEKSAAHLLDPLGKNTMTFMKFNTDCDWTEADWMENLKSIGMNQSYEAMIQQIIETKSIILTPNIDSMSLFMMPLISMGEVLGVITVVNLGGETCNFHESQIQLAKSIVEATAPTISNLLYMDQLENMVEERTRELAAANEKVTSVIESITDGFFALNKEWEFLYMNKHQYLPQRKTAKDVLGQNIWEIFPKCVDTVMYKEFHRAMSERIAVHFEMTSAYGDYWYEAVAYPYDEGICCLLKNITEKKKYEKELKRLSNLDLIGQMAAGISHEIRNPMTTVRGFLQLLKKESEFEKHNDYFNVMIEELDRANSIITEFLSIGNTKTSDLQMLDLNSIIRDITPLIEIDAFNQNKIIQFNLNDIPDLLLNRNEIRQLIINLYRNGLESMNIGKVLSISTYKGDGNCVILAVQDQGEGISPAIVEKLGTPFYTTKDNGTGLGLGICYAIAARHNAKIEFQTGSEGTTFFIKFTYI; via the coding sequence ATGTTAAGTGAACAGACGAGATATTCTAGGCTCGCGAGTATAACCAAAGTAATTAATACAAAGTTAGAACTACGTGAAGTTTTACAGCGTGTAACGCAGGCAATTTCCGAGGAAATCGTGCAATGTAACTCGGTGGGTATTTATTTACCAGAAAAAGATGGCACATTTAGAGGATTTGTGGGAAAGCCAGAAGATATGAATGGCATAACCCTCGATACACAGGTAATTGATGTTGAAACAGACTTACTGGCCAAAGAGGTTATTGAAACTAAAAAAACCATCTATATCTCTGATACCTCAAAGGATAATCGGCCGGACCCGAGATCGGTAGAAGCCTTCAAAATTAAATCCTTATTAGCACTGCCTATCTCATATGAGCAAGAGATATTTGGTTTAGTTTTTTTATTTGATTATGGAACACCGATGAATTTAACAGAATCAGAAATTCAGAGTGTTGAAGCATATGTAAATATGGCTGCAGTTGCAATTCAAAACGCAAATAATTTAAAGCAAAAGGAAAACCTTATTGCAGAAAAACAATTGTTACTCAATGTTACACGTGATTTGTCGATGTGTTCCTCCGTGCAGAAAAGTCTTGATAAATGTTTTTACTACTTAGGAAAGGTTTTAGGTAGCGAAAAAAGTGCAGCCCACCTCCTGGATCCATTGGGAAAAAACACAATGACATTCATGAAATTTAATACAGACTGTGATTGGACAGAAGCCGATTGGATGGAGAATCTAAAAAGCATAGGAATGAACCAAAGCTACGAAGCTATGATTCAACAGATTATTGAAACAAAAAGTATAATTCTCACTCCAAATATAGATAGTATGAGTCTTTTTATGATGCCACTGATTTCAATGGGGGAAGTATTAGGGGTTATAACAGTTGTCAATTTAGGAGGGGAAACATGTAATTTCCATGAATCTCAAATTCAATTAGCAAAATCGATAGTCGAAGCCACAGCGCCTACAATTTCAAACTTGTTATATATGGACCAACTTGAAAATATGGTAGAAGAGCGAACAAGGGAACTAGCTGCTGCTAATGAAAAGGTTACAAGTGTTATTGAAAGTATAACGGATGGATTCTTTGCATTGAACAAAGAGTGGGAATTTCTTTACATGAATAAACATCAATATTTGCCGCAAAGGAAAACGGCAAAGGATGTATTAGGACAAAATATATGGGAAATTTTCCCTAAGTGTGTAGATACGGTCATGTATAAAGAATTTCATCGTGCGATGTCAGAGCGAATAGCAGTACATTTCGAAATGACCTCAGCTTATGGTGATTATTGGTACGAAGCAGTTGCGTACCCATATGATGAGGGAATCTGTTGCCTTTTAAAAAACATAACTGAAAAAAAGAAATATGAGAAGGAATTGAAAAGATTATCAAACCTAGACTTAATAGGTCAGATGGCAGCAGGTATTAGCCATGAGATTAGAAATCCTATGACAACAGTACGAGGATTTTTGCAGCTATTAAAAAAAGAGAGCGAATTCGAAAAACATAATGATTACTTTAATGTCATGATCGAAGAGCTTGACCGTGCTAATTCTATTATTACTGAATTTCTTTCTATAGGTAATACTAAGACATCCGATTTACAGATGTTAGATTTAAATTCTATTATTCGCGATATTACGCCTTTAATAGAGATAGATGCATTTAATCAAAATAAAATTATTCAATTTAATCTGAATGACATTCCAGATTTACTTTTAAATCGTAACGAAATACGACAATTGATAATAAATCTTTACCGTAATGGCTTAGAATCAATGAACATAGGTAAGGTTCTATCCATCAGTACCTACAAAGGGGATGGGAATTGTGTAATTCTTGCAGTACAGGATCAAGGAGAAGGTATCAGTCCTGCGATAGTAGAGAAATTGGGTACTCCATTTTACACGACCAAAGATAATGGCACTGGCTTAGGTCTAGGTATCTGCTATGCAATTGCTGCCCGTCATAACGCAAAAATTGAATTTCAAACAGGATCTGAAGGAACTACTTTTTTTATAAAATTTACTTATATATGA
- a CDS encoding LURP-one-related/scramblase family protein, with protein MKQLYIKQKVFSLSGKFTIKDQQEKDVYYVEGSFMQIPKTFSIMNKTRDEVALITKKVFSFLPKFFIEVNGREVLTIKKEFSFFKARYTIDGADMEIHGNWWDMEFQVLQHGEVIGKVNKEWFTWGDSYKVQILDEEMEEIIIAFVVAIDCVKADAAASSAAT; from the coding sequence ATGAAGCAACTTTATATAAAGCAAAAGGTATTCAGTCTAAGTGGTAAATTCACTATAAAGGATCAGCAGGAAAAGGATGTTTATTACGTAGAAGGTAGTTTTATGCAAATTCCAAAGACTTTCTCCATTATGAATAAAACAAGAGATGAAGTAGCCCTTATTACGAAAAAGGTGTTCAGCTTTTTACCGAAGTTTTTTATTGAGGTAAATGGTCGAGAGGTGTTAACGATTAAGAAGGAGTTTTCTTTCTTTAAAGCACGCTATACGATTGATGGGGCAGACATGGAGATACACGGTAACTGGTGGGATATGGAGTTTCAGGTTTTACAGCATGGTGAAGTCATCGGTAAAGTGAACAAGGAGTGGTTCACTTGGGGAGATAGCTATAAAGTTCAAATATTGGATGAGGAGATGGAGGAAATCATTATTGCATTCGTTGTTGCAATTGATTGTGTAAAGGCTGACGCAGCTGCTTCCTCAGCAGCGACTTAG
- a CDS encoding transporter substrate-binding domain-containing protein, translating to MLLNKKLLLVFSIIVVCFLSGCTEKKKLEDGSELINKNQFVFATSGEFKPFSYMNDDLTMSGFDIEVGEAIAKEMGLEPVQKRIKFKGIVEGVKTGRADAAVASHTINPQRSKHVSFSTPYYYSGPKIFTRPDSKIKTVEDLKGKEVAVAKGSTYADTASEYTDKVKTYDSDITALKALSTGRHDAVITDFVTGKTAEKEGFKIKGQQLINRSEQAIVLPQDNPKLLKRVNEALEQLRENGTLTQISIKYFGEDITKKPE from the coding sequence ATGTTGTTGAATAAAAAATTACTATTGGTCTTTAGTATAATCGTAGTCTGCTTTTTGTCTGGTTGTACAGAGAAGAAGAAGCTTGAGGATGGTTCTGAACTGATAAATAAAAACCAATTTGTTTTTGCTACTTCTGGTGAATTTAAGCCATTTAGTTATATGAATGACGATCTCACAATGTCGGGCTTTGATATTGAGGTTGGGGAAGCAATTGCAAAGGAAATGGGCCTTGAGCCGGTTCAGAAACGAATCAAGTTCAAAGGGATTGTAGAAGGGGTAAAAACAGGCCGAGCGGATGCAGCGGTTGCGAGCCACACGATTAACCCGCAACGAAGTAAACATGTTTCTTTCTCTACCCCGTATTATTATTCTGGACCGAAAATTTTTACCAGACCAGATAGTAAAATTAAGACTGTCGAAGATTTAAAGGGAAAGGAAGTAGCTGTTGCAAAAGGATCGACATATGCCGATACTGCTTCCGAGTATACAGACAAAGTCAAAACTTATGACAGCGATATTACAGCTTTAAAGGCGCTGAGCACAGGACGTCATGATGCGGTCATTACTGATTTTGTTACAGGAAAAACAGCTGAAAAGGAAGGATTTAAGATTAAAGGACAGCAATTAATTAATCGCAGTGAACAAGCGATTGTGCTGCCCCAGGATAATCCAAAACTATTGAAGCGAGTAAATGAAGCTTTGGAACAACTCCGAGAAAATGGGACACTGACTCAAATCAGTATCAAGTATTTTGGTGAGGACATTACCAAAAAACCAGAATAA
- a CDS encoding amino acid ABC transporter permease produces MPSFSHFFNILMETKGVFFKAMLLTLELTVVSIILGIVIGLVFALLKISNIKILKLISDIYVYLVRGTPLIVQIFILYFGISGIFLIPDFWAASLALALHNGAYISEILRGAIQAVDKGQVEAGRSLGMTKILTLRRIILPQAFRRALPPLGNQFIISLKDSSLAAFISMNELFNVATTLGSNNFDEMTYLLIVAVYYLLLVALMTFVVNRTELKLAISDR; encoded by the coding sequence TTGCCAAGTTTTTCGCATTTTTTTAACATACTAATGGAAACAAAAGGTGTATTCTTTAAAGCTATGCTATTAACATTAGAGCTGACGGTGGTTTCTATCATACTAGGAATTGTCATTGGACTTGTCTTTGCTCTATTAAAAATTTCTAATATAAAAATTTTAAAACTTATTTCAGATATATATGTCTATTTGGTCCGCGGAACACCGCTGATTGTCCAAATATTTATCCTTTACTTCGGAATAAGTGGGATTTTCCTTATTCCTGATTTTTGGGCTGCTTCACTTGCTCTAGCGTTACATAATGGAGCTTATATTTCTGAAATCCTTCGAGGCGCAATTCAGGCAGTCGATAAAGGTCAGGTTGAGGCAGGCCGCTCTTTGGGAATGACAAAGATACTGACATTAAGAAGAATTATTCTTCCACAGGCATTTCGTCGAGCGTTGCCGCCTTTAGGCAATCAATTTATCATCAGTTTAAAAGATTCTTCGTTGGCCGCATTTATCTCCATGAATGAGCTGTTTAATGTGGCGACAACACTAGGATCGAATAATTTTGATGAAATGACCTATTTACTCATCGTAGCAGTCTACTATTTATTACTAGTAGCGTTGATGACATTTGTAGTGAACCGAACTGAACTGAAATTAGCAATAAGCGACAGATAG
- a CDS encoding amino acid ABC transporter ATP-binding protein, protein MDTKEMIKINQLNKSFGDLHVLKNIDMTVYESDVVCLIGSSGSGKSTLLRCLNFLERKDNGNIIIEGNEVNPRTDDLNKIREKVGMVFQNFNLFPHKTVLENIIEAPIMVKGVDKEKAINTAEELLKKVGLEDKADVYPSKLSGGQKQRVAIARALAMEPDIMLFDEPTSALDPELVGEVLTTMKDLAEEGMTMVVVTHEMGFAREVADWIVYMHDGTIIERGTPDQFFNHPKEERTREFLTATMLK, encoded by the coding sequence TTGGACACCAAGGAAATGATTAAAATAAATCAATTGAATAAATCGTTTGGAGATTTACATGTATTAAAAAATATCGACATGACAGTTTACGAGAGTGATGTTGTTTGTCTAATAGGATCGAGTGGGTCAGGGAAAAGTACCCTCCTGCGCTGTTTGAACTTTTTAGAAAGAAAGGATAACGGCAATATTATAATTGAAGGAAATGAAGTCAATCCACGGACAGATGACCTTAACAAGATTAGAGAAAAGGTAGGGATGGTGTTTCAAAATTTCAACTTATTCCCTCACAAAACAGTTTTGGAAAATATTATTGAAGCGCCTATCATGGTAAAGGGTGTAGACAAAGAAAAGGCCATTAACACAGCAGAAGAATTACTGAAAAAAGTAGGTTTGGAAGATAAGGCGGATGTCTATCCTAGTAAACTATCTGGGGGACAAAAGCAACGGGTGGCAATTGCAAGAGCCCTAGCGATGGAACCAGACATTATGCTTTTTGATGAACCAACATCGGCACTCGATCCCGAGCTTGTGGGAGAGGTATTAACAACCATGAAAGACTTGGCTGAAGAAGGAATGACAATGGTTGTTGTAACCCATGAAATGGGATTTGCAAGAGAAGTAGCTGATTGGATTGTGTATATGCACGATGGAACCATTATTGAACGCGGCACACCTGATCAATTTTTTAACCATCCGAAAGAGGAAAGAACACGGGAATTTTTAACTGCAACGATGCTTAAATAA
- a CDS encoding LysM peptidoglycan-binding and 3D domain-containing protein, with amino-acid sequence MLKKIISIVPVAMLSATLGANAQAATITVQKGDTLWDLSRAHNTSVENIQTLNHINTNLIHPGDVLTIAQQKQYTVKQDDTLWDIALDHQVTVSQIKEWNQLHTDLIHPGLQLSIFVGMKSSTAVTEKPTMSATHEAKEPATSVDNTPEASTPSTNNTTSTESKPEATVPSTSNTASNESKPEATVPSTSNTTSTESKPEANAPSTSNTAKEIIVEASAYTASCEGCSGITATGINLKANPNAKVISVDPTVIPLGSKVYVEGYGEAIAGDTGGAIKGNRIDVFFPSQQDAINFGVKQLKVTILN; translated from the coding sequence ATGCTTAAAAAAATTATATCAATTGTACCAGTTGCAATGCTCTCTGCAACTTTAGGTGCTAATGCTCAAGCTGCAACGATTACCGTACAAAAAGGTGATACCCTTTGGGATTTATCACGTGCACATAATACATCAGTAGAAAATATTCAAACGTTGAATCATATTAATACTAACCTTATTCACCCTGGAGATGTTCTTACCATTGCACAGCAAAAGCAATATACCGTTAAGCAAGATGATACATTATGGGATATAGCCTTAGATCATCAAGTAACCGTTTCACAAATTAAAGAATGGAACCAATTACATACTGATCTCATTCACCCTGGTTTACAACTATCCATCTTTGTTGGTATGAAATCTAGTACGGCTGTAACTGAAAAACCAACAATGTCTGCAACCCATGAAGCAAAGGAACCTGCAACTTCAGTGGACAATACGCCTGAAGCAAGCACTCCATCAACAAATAATACTACTTCAACGGAGAGCAAACCTGAAGCGACTGTTCCATCGACAAGCAATACTGCTTCAAATGAAAGCAAACCTGAAGCAACTGTTCCATCAACAAGTAATACTACTTCAACAGAGAGTAAACCTGAAGCAAACGCTCCATCAACAAGTAATACTGCTAAGGAAATTATAGTGGAAGCTTCAGCCTATACAGCATCATGTGAGGGATGTTCCGGTATTACCGCTACTGGTATTAACCTTAAAGCAAACCCAAATGCTAAAGTCATCTCAGTTGACCCAACTGTTATTCCACTTGGTAGTAAAGTTTATGTAGAAGGCTATGGGGAAGCAATTGCAGGCGATACGGGCGGAGCCATTAAAGGCAATCGAATCGATGTCTTTTTCCCTTCGCAACAGGATGCCATTAACTTTGGCGTAAAACAATTAAAAGTAACAATATTAAACTAG
- a CDS encoding S8 family serine peptidase translates to MKEFKFTKFLSSLLAIVMVLSLFVPLSSASAEEPKPLKQDSQSESIIQLKAAIAEQQSLSKEGPTLHESLQNVSGNQDVAVIVHLSEMPVALEQGMSQVKGKKFSNARANEVRSNVKAQQAKVKKELATKKVQMTQGYTFDTVLNGFAATVKANDLPKLLTIEGITLIEPDATVYASEDTPIQPSELIKEDQLEAQMNTSISFLGIEQLWNEGFEGQGIKVAVLDTGIDADHPEFAGVYKGGKNFIPNSATYTKPRADDDASETLPSERPAGTPEFNEKGSSFYTSHGTHVAGTIAAIGANEFGIKGIAPKVDLYAYRVLGAYGSGATSGIVKAIETAVIEKMDIINLSLGGGANSETDAGSFAINNAMMAGTIGVIATGNSGPNRGTMGTPATARLGIAVGNTSYPETMFNGEVNVTIGNYNLTKQLPLMGTTFGKNLATQLQGEFDLVAVPGNGEVKDFEGINVEGKVALIARGGIAFVDKIANAKANGAVATIIHNFAGGTNAPNISGTFLGDSFEFLPSFDMSQTDGDAIRTALAGGTGKVSFSKFASTQTLGDDVNTSSSRGPSTPNFDIKPDVSAPGTNIMSSIPMYKKDFPDASYAEAYARKTGTSMATPHIAGIVALVKQANPDWNAFDVKVAISNTAKVLDTTKYDVFSQGAGRVNAYAAAHPEILAYALDSAIIDGTGAVAENLKGTVTFGPQSVKDRDISVTKQVLVKDMKGNGGNYNVAVDVTKTFGDATVTVDQPTFNLVGEQVLNVTLTASQATAPNGSEILGYIYISSGDTEISLPFAADFSGAAVTEIKDYKITETDLSFNGDGVKDSAVLSFTLTGDVTTNYIELWDIMNPEGGEYGDGYIGYLHAGTALGKGSYTLNVGGQYKPWGSAPATTIPDGLYTIDFTGLAASGVVSDYVGPIIVKTTKPEITGSVAEGVATGQVTDKYIDYNDELYLYGLNYNLNDKLKASYISTVNGEVQAPVAFELNQDGSFTFPVTAETNAVSVKITDAAGNIGEEKIYEKAVVEPVVTLSVNPTELNLTTGETAQLTVTETSTPAEGDATEEDVTSKATYVVGDETVATIVNGLVTAVGAGTTTITISYGNNEVTINVTVKATVIEEPTVTLEIDQAQVETRIGKEVTVKITEVTTFDGKTTEKDVTKLATYEVANNKIATVKAGVVKGKGQGNTTITVTYGEHKLTFDVLVVKPGNGNGNGNGNGNGNGNGNGNGNGNGNGNGNGNGNGNGNGNGNGNGNGNGNGNGNGNGNGNGNGNGNGNGNGNGNGNGNGNGNNDVTEVQL, encoded by the coding sequence TTGAAAGAGTTTAAGTTTACGAAGTTTCTAAGTAGTCTTCTTGCTATCGTTATGGTGCTTTCGCTATTTGTTCCATTGTCGAGTGCTAGTGCTGAAGAACCGAAACCATTAAAGCAGGATAGCCAAAGTGAAAGTATTATTCAATTAAAGGCGGCTATCGCTGAACAGCAAAGCTTGTCTAAAGAAGGCCCTACTCTTCACGAAAGCTTACAAAATGTATCAGGCAATCAAGATGTTGCAGTCATCGTTCATTTATCTGAAATGCCTGTAGCACTAGAGCAAGGAATGAGCCAAGTGAAAGGCAAAAAATTCTCTAATGCCCGAGCAAATGAAGTACGTTCAAATGTAAAAGCTCAACAAGCAAAAGTAAAAAAAGAATTAGCTACTAAAAAAGTTCAGATGACTCAAGGATACACATTTGATACTGTTTTAAACGGTTTTGCGGCAACGGTAAAAGCAAATGATCTCCCGAAATTGCTTACAATAGAAGGAATTACATTAATCGAACCTGATGCAACCGTTTATGCATCAGAAGATACACCGATACAACCATCGGAACTAATAAAGGAAGACCAATTAGAAGCGCAAATGAATACAAGTATTTCTTTCCTTGGCATCGAACAGCTTTGGAATGAAGGTTTTGAAGGACAAGGAATAAAAGTAGCAGTATTAGATACTGGTATTGATGCAGATCACCCTGAGTTCGCTGGGGTTTATAAAGGTGGGAAAAACTTTATTCCAAATTCAGCAACTTATACGAAGCCTCGTGCAGATGACGATGCATCAGAAACATTACCTTCAGAGCGTCCAGCTGGGACACCTGAATTTAATGAAAAGGGAAGCTCGTTCTATACATCTCACGGTACACATGTTGCTGGAACAATTGCAGCAATCGGTGCTAACGAATTCGGTATTAAAGGAATTGCGCCAAAAGTAGACCTTTATGCTTACCGAGTTCTTGGGGCATACGGCAGTGGTGCTACATCTGGTATTGTGAAAGCTATTGAAACTGCTGTAATAGAAAAAATGGACATTATCAATCTATCACTTGGCGGTGGAGCTAACTCTGAAACAGATGCTGGTTCATTTGCTATTAATAATGCCATGATGGCTGGAACAATCGGAGTAATTGCAACAGGGAACTCTGGGCCAAATCGCGGAACAATGGGCACGCCTGCAACCGCTCGTTTAGGAATAGCTGTTGGTAACACATCATATCCTGAAACAATGTTTAACGGGGAAGTGAATGTTACAATTGGCAACTACAACTTAACGAAACAGCTTCCATTAATGGGGACGACTTTTGGAAAAAATTTAGCTACACAGCTTCAAGGTGAGTTTGACCTAGTTGCTGTTCCTGGAAACGGGGAAGTAAAAGATTTTGAAGGAATTAATGTCGAAGGCAAAGTGGCGTTGATTGCTCGTGGAGGTATTGCCTTTGTTGATAAAATTGCGAATGCAAAGGCAAATGGAGCAGTGGCAACCATTATTCATAACTTTGCTGGTGGAACAAATGCACCAAACATTTCAGGTACATTCCTAGGTGATTCATTTGAGTTTCTACCGTCATTTGATATGTCCCAAACGGACGGCGATGCAATTCGCACTGCATTAGCAGGCGGAACTGGAAAAGTAAGCTTTAGTAAATTTGCTTCCACACAGACACTTGGGGATGATGTAAACACTTCAAGTTCACGTGGACCATCTACACCAAACTTTGATATTAAACCAGATGTAAGTGCACCTGGGACAAACATTATGTCATCTATTCCAATGTATAAAAAAGATTTCCCTGATGCCTCTTATGCAGAAGCATATGCGCGTAAAACAGGAACTTCTATGGCAACACCGCATATTGCAGGTATTGTTGCATTAGTTAAACAAGCAAATCCTGATTGGAACGCATTCGACGTTAAAGTGGCAATTTCTAATACAGCAAAGGTTTTAGATACAACAAAATACGATGTGTTTTCTCAAGGTGCTGGGCGCGTAAATGCTTATGCAGCCGCTCATCCTGAAATTCTTGCCTATGCACTTGATAGCGCAATAATAGATGGAACTGGGGCTGTTGCTGAAAACTTAAAAGGTACAGTTACTTTCGGTCCACAATCAGTTAAAGATCGTGATATTTCTGTAACAAAGCAAGTTTTAGTAAAAGATATGAAAGGAAACGGCGGCAATTACAATGTAGCAGTGGATGTGACAAAAACATTTGGTGATGCAACTGTTACAGTAGATCAGCCGACCTTTAACCTAGTTGGTGAGCAAGTTTTAAATGTTACATTAACCGCTTCACAAGCTACAGCACCTAACGGCTCTGAAATACTAGGGTATATTTACATCAGTAGTGGCGATACAGAAATTTCCTTACCATTCGCAGCTGACTTTAGCGGTGCGGCAGTAACTGAAATTAAAGATTATAAAATTACTGAAACAGATCTATCCTTTAATGGCGATGGCGTGAAAGATTCAGCTGTACTTTCATTCACATTAACGGGTGATGTAACAACTAACTATATCGAGCTTTGGGATATTATGAATCCAGAAGGTGGAGAATATGGAGATGGCTACATCGGTTATCTGCATGCAGGGACTGCTCTAGGAAAAGGCTCTTATACGCTGAATGTTGGCGGGCAGTACAAACCATGGGGATCAGCACCTGCCACAACGATTCCAGATGGTCTTTATACAATTGACTTCACTGGTCTTGCAGCATCAGGAGTAGTTTCCGATTATGTCGGCCCTATTATTGTAAAAACGACGAAACCAGAAATTACTGGTTCAGTAGCTGAAGGTGTCGCTACAGGTCAGGTAACAGATAAGTATATCGACTACAATGATGAGTTATATTTATACGGTTTAAATTACAATTTAAATGATAAATTAAAAGCTTCTTATATTTCTACAGTAAATGGCGAAGTACAAGCACCAGTTGCTTTTGAATTAAATCAGGACGGTAGCTTTACATTCCCAGTAACAGCAGAAACGAATGCTGTGTCAGTAAAAATTACTGATGCTGCTGGCAATATTGGCGAAGAAAAGATATATGAAAAAGCAGTTGTAGAACCAGTAGTAACACTTTCGGTTAATCCAACTGAGTTAAACCTAACAACTGGCGAAACTGCACAACTTACGGTGACAGAAACGTCAACGCCTGCAGAAGGTGATGCAACAGAGGAAGACGTAACTTCAAAAGCTACTTACGTAGTTGGAGATGAAACTGTTGCAACAATAGTAAATGGATTAGTAACGGCAGTAGGTGCAGGTACGACTACAATTACAATTTCATATGGTAATAACGAAGTTACAATAAATGTTACGGTTAAAGCAACGGTTATCGAGGAACCAACAGTAACATTAGAAATCGACCAGGCTCAGGTTGAAACGAGAATAGGTAAAGAAGTTACAGTTAAGATTACTGAAGTAACAACGTTTGATGGTAAAACAACAGAAAAAGATGTTACGAAGCTGGCAACCTACGAAGTAGCAAATAATAAAATAGCTACTGTAAAAGCAGGGGTCGTAAAAGGAAAAGGTCAAGGTAATACTACTATTACGGTAACGTATGGTGAGCACAAACTAACATTTGATGTGTTAGTTGTAAAGCCAGGTAATGGCAACGGCAACGGCAACGGCAATGGCAATGGTAATGGTAACGGCAATGGCAATGGTAATGGTAACGGCAATGGCAATGGCAATGGCAATGGTAACGGCAATGGCAATGGCAATGGCAATGGTAACGGCAATGGCAATGGCAATGGCAATGGCAATGGCAATGGTAACGGCAATGGCAATGGCAATGGCAATGGCAATGGTAACGGCAATGGCAATGGCAATGGCAATGGTAATGGTAATAACGACGTTACAGAGGTTCAGTTATAA